The proteins below come from a single Leptospira ellinghausenii genomic window:
- the proB gene encoding glutamate 5-kinase → MKTRKDFLESLEAAKLIVIKIGSARVSGEESKINDFLYDLVGDIRTLRDQGKEVILVSSGAIAQGKKLLVDKSGTGVLPNGKTSLAEKQAFAAMGQNKLLNLYESFFSRVNIPIAQILFGRKDLNEDSSFTNLKQTFRQLLDWGILPIVNENDSVSTEELNLGDNDILSALVASIVGADLLLILTGVDGFLEGNRKIDLFTEISKKTESLATGPSGPGTGGMFTKINAAKLLLPFGIKTGIVNGEKKHAIGQFFTNESFGTLIANDGFSHRTPTASEIQSHFFSFPTE, encoded by the coding sequence ATGAAAACACGTAAGGATTTTTTAGAATCTCTCGAAGCCGCAAAACTCATCGTCATTAAAATTGGAAGTGCGCGAGTTTCAGGCGAAGAATCCAAAATTAATGATTTTTTGTATGATTTAGTCGGTGATATAAGAACTCTACGCGACCAAGGAAAAGAAGTCATCCTTGTCTCATCTGGTGCCATCGCCCAAGGGAAAAAACTACTCGTGGATAAAAGTGGAACGGGTGTTTTACCGAATGGGAAAACGTCTCTCGCAGAAAAACAAGCATTTGCAGCTATGGGTCAAAACAAACTTCTCAATTTGTATGAAAGTTTTTTTAGCCGAGTGAACATTCCGATTGCGCAAATTTTATTTGGTCGCAAAGACTTAAATGAAGATAGCAGTTTCACAAATCTAAAACAAACCTTTCGCCAACTTTTGGATTGGGGAATTTTACCGATCGTCAATGAAAATGATTCCGTCTCTACCGAAGAACTTAATTTAGGCGATAATGATATTTTATCTGCCTTAGTAGCATCCATCGTGGGTGCAGACCTACTCCTAATTCTCACTGGTGTTGATGGATTTTTAGAGGGAAATCGTAAGATTGATTTATTTACGGAAATCTCCAAAAAAACAGAATCCCTCGCAACAGGACCTTCCGGACCAGGAACAGGCGGGATGTTTACAAAAATTAATGCCGCAAAACTCTTGTTACCATTTGGAATCAAAACGGGAATTGTCAATGGTGAAAAAAAACATGCAATAGGCCAATTTTTCACGAACGAATCGTTCGGTACTCTTATTGCCAATGATGGATTCTCTCACCGAACCCCTACTGCTTCCGAAATCCAATCTCACTTTTTTTCTTTTCCAACGGAGTAA
- a CDS encoding AsmA family protein, which produces MKKIGYGIVGFIASILLIIIIAFVFAGSIITPSFLVKQIESSLNVRAHVEKVNINLFNVLSGIEIEGIILAPRDEIANRGIPLEERKSKPKGTIQLGKVDVKISFLALLTKTVKVNKLVLKQPDIALTMYEDGGNNLTSLFKTPKIVNGEKNPTLSPEAIAEKKAEAEKEAKEKASEPPSGPFSIKDIPIAIQMSLVGIQEGNIQVNMRKTGQQILVQKLDLELKDIDIDGSDLASHNSLKVNFDTDVTIIGKNKKEAAKFLLETGGKVTPFVEKTGLVNPKVIYEVTMKEDSFLSGFAAFDAIAGELPALNQAGLKLDKLKEKAELKKDVSFQVEYSNGKVTFLDEPTFPTKNYDLQITKGSYIITTTNYHEMKMGMLYDEAESKKSLASVDEKIKQATKGQGDPKELRNKIVGNLVKDDRLFIPFRTYGDIRNPNVELGVGIGTLTDLIGGAVKEVIKGKAGDALKKIPGAGNALKGLGF; this is translated from the coding sequence ATGAAAAAAATAGGTTATGGAATTGTTGGGTTTATTGCTTCAATTCTTTTAATCATTATCATCGCATTTGTATTTGCAGGAAGTATCATCACTCCGAGCTTTCTAGTCAAACAAATTGAATCTTCCTTAAATGTCAGAGCACATGTTGAAAAAGTAAATATCAATCTCTTCAATGTTCTTTCAGGCATTGAAATTGAAGGGATCATCCTTGCGCCAAGGGATGAGATTGCGAATAGAGGAATCCCTCTAGAGGAAAGGAAATCAAAACCAAAAGGTACGATCCAACTAGGTAAAGTTGATGTTAAAATTTCGTTTTTAGCACTCTTAACAAAAACCGTCAAAGTTAATAAACTCGTCTTAAAACAACCTGATATCGCTCTTACCATGTATGAAGATGGTGGTAATAATTTAACTTCCCTATTTAAAACTCCCAAAATTGTGAATGGTGAAAAAAATCCCACACTTTCCCCTGAGGCAATAGCAGAGAAAAAAGCAGAAGCAGAAAAGGAAGCGAAAGAAAAAGCAAGTGAACCACCTTCTGGTCCATTTTCGATCAAAGACATTCCCATTGCGATTCAAATGAGTCTTGTTGGAATCCAAGAAGGGAATATCCAAGTGAATATGCGTAAAACTGGCCAACAAATCCTAGTCCAAAAATTGGATTTGGAATTAAAGGACATTGATATTGATGGAAGTGATTTAGCTTCGCATAACAGCCTAAAGGTAAATTTTGATACTGATGTAACGATCATCGGGAAAAACAAAAAAGAGGCTGCAAAGTTTTTACTGGAAACCGGTGGAAAGGTAACTCCGTTCGTGGAAAAAACAGGTTTAGTGAACCCGAAGGTAATTTACGAAGTGACCATGAAAGAAGATTCGTTCCTTTCTGGTTTTGCTGCCTTTGATGCCATAGCTGGAGAACTTCCGGCTCTTAACCAAGCAGGTCTTAAACTAGACAAATTAAAAGAAAAAGCGGAACTTAAAAAAGATGTAAGTTTCCAAGTCGAGTATAGCAACGGTAAGGTCACTTTCCTTGACGAACCTACTTTCCCAACAAAGAATTATGACCTACAAATCACAAAAGGATCCTACATCATCACTACAACAAATTACCATGAAATGAAAATGGGTATGTTGTATGATGAAGCAGAATCTAAAAAATCCCTCGCTTCTGTAGATGAAAAAATCAAACAAGCAACCAAAGGCCAAGGGGATCCAAAAGAACTTCGGAATAAGATTGTAGGGAATTTAGTAAAGGATGATCGTTTGTTTATTCCTTTTCGGACCTATGGTGATATTCGAAATCCAAATGTAGAACTTGGTGTTGGAATCGGAACGTTAACAGACCTCATCGGCGGGGCTGTAAAAGAAGTGATCAAAGGAAAAGCAGGCGACGCATTAAAAAAGATACCTGGTGCAGGGAATGCGTTAAAAGGATTGGGATTTTAA
- a CDS encoding ammonium transporter — protein sequence MRHFGVYFSLIGLLLVSNVFADTVITPDKDSLESLVKEMAEIKTSLAETKLALETTKQEANWVWTCIAAFLVFFMQAGFAYVEAGFTRAKNAVNILMKNFSDLTVGAIAYWLIGFSIMFGPQIVSGFGIGLPSFAESLINAEDGSMDPSKYTFFIFQIVFAATAATIVSGAMAERTKFSAYLIFSVVITAFIYPVFGSFAWGSLLGISTGFLETLGLGGGEGVGFHDFAGSTVVHSIGAWAGLAGAIVVGPRMGKFQSDGRVYPILGHNMSMAALGVFILWFGWFGFNPGSTTSIEGGSFAKIAVVTHMAACAGAISAMVLTWYLFKKPEIGLTLNGGLAGLVAITAPCDNVSIFGAVLIGLVAGVLVIISVLFLDKQRIDDPVGAVSVHGVCGAWGTLAYGLFSLDTGLFYGAGFAQFAAQAIGVVTAFFWAFPVSFLVFYLIKKTVGLRVSEEEELLGLDILEHGNEAYPVSK from the coding sequence ATGAGACATTTCGGAGTTTATTTTAGTTTGATAGGATTACTGTTGGTAAGTAATGTATTTGCAGATACGGTCATTACCCCTGACAAAGATAGTTTGGAATCACTCGTCAAGGAAATGGCAGAGATCAAAACCTCACTGGCAGAGACAAAACTGGCATTGGAAACCACAAAACAAGAGGCAAATTGGGTTTGGACTTGCATCGCTGCCTTCCTTGTATTTTTTATGCAAGCTGGTTTTGCCTATGTGGAAGCGGGATTCACACGTGCTAAAAATGCAGTGAACATTCTCATGAAAAACTTTTCTGACTTAACAGTGGGAGCGATAGCATATTGGCTCATTGGATTTTCAATTATGTTTGGTCCTCAAATCGTGAGTGGATTTGGAATTGGTCTTCCATCATTTGCCGAATCTCTCATCAATGCAGAGGATGGGAGTATGGATCCATCCAAGTATACCTTTTTTATCTTCCAGATCGTATTTGCTGCCACAGCCGCAACGATTGTTTCCGGAGCAATGGCGGAACGTACAAAATTCTCAGCATATCTGATTTTCTCTGTGGTGATTACTGCTTTCATTTATCCCGTGTTTGGTTCTTTTGCTTGGGGGAGTTTACTTGGGATCTCAACGGGTTTTCTCGAAACTTTAGGACTTGGTGGTGGAGAAGGTGTTGGGTTTCATGATTTTGCTGGGTCAACAGTTGTCCATAGCATCGGTGCATGGGCAGGGCTTGCAGGTGCCATCGTAGTTGGACCTCGTATGGGTAAATTCCAATCCGATGGTCGCGTGTATCCAATTTTAGGCCATAATATGTCAATGGCGGCACTTGGTGTTTTTATTTTATGGTTTGGATGGTTTGGCTTTAACCCTGGTTCGACGACTTCGATCGAAGGAGGGAGTTTTGCTAAAATTGCTGTTGTGACTCATATGGCAGCTTGTGCTGGTGCCATCAGTGCTATGGTTCTCACATGGTATCTATTCAAAAAACCAGAAATTGGCCTCACTCTCAATGGTGGCCTTGCAGGTCTTGTTGCGATCACCGCACCTTGCGACAATGTCAGTATCTTCGGTGCTGTTCTCATTGGCCTTGTGGCAGGAGTCCTAGTCATCATTTCCGTTCTTTTTTTAGACAAACAAAGGATTGATGACCCCGTTGGTGCAGTTTCTGTTCATGGTGTTTGTGGTGCCTGGGGGACTTTGGCTTATGGTCTTTTTAGTCTCGATACAGGACTCTTTTATGGGGCAGGTTTTGCTCAATTTGCTGCACAGGCGATTGGAGTTGTGACTGCGTTTTTTTGGGCATTTCCTGTGAGCTTTCTGGTATTTTATTTGATCAAAAAGACAGTTGGCCTTCGGGTTTCGGAAGAAGAAGAATTGTTAGGATTGGATATTTTGGAACACGGAAACGAAGCTTACCCCGTTTCGAAATAG
- a CDS encoding LIC11874 family lipoprotein, with translation MFRFFLFLLLFCYGCFEYEETILFRKMSSGTVEISYTVPLKKDSNESLVKFLPTSKEEILTSIKKKSNNNLQVRDFTFRELEKSETTDMYFKRKGKVSYKLDFEDPVHLEGVLIGTFSIKQKPRSLTVKRDFPNLTDNAILDSSAGEKKIISETSRLLREGKIQFKVLFPKDSECSSNRGFIGLGNLVYQIPLQETLENAEAKTWEYKIRFF, from the coding sequence GTGTTTCGTTTTTTTCTATTTTTACTCCTTTTCTGTTATGGTTGTTTTGAATACGAGGAGACCATTCTCTTTCGTAAAATGAGTTCCGGAACGGTGGAAATATCATATACCGTTCCTCTCAAAAAAGATTCCAACGAATCCCTAGTTAAATTTTTGCCCACTTCGAAAGAAGAAATCCTAACATCTATTAAGAAGAAATCAAATAACAATTTACAAGTAAGAGATTTTACGTTTCGAGAATTAGAAAAATCAGAAACAACTGATATGTATTTCAAACGAAAAGGAAAAGTTTCTTATAAATTGGATTTTGAAGATCCCGTTCATCTAGAGGGAGTTCTCATTGGAACATTTTCGATCAAACAAAAACCAAGATCTTTGACAGTCAAACGAGACTTCCCCAATCTCACGGATAATGCAATTCTTGATTCCAGTGCTGGAGAGAAAAAAATCATATCGGAAACATCACGATTGTTAAGGGAAGGGAAAATCCAATTCAAAGTTTTGTTCCCTAAAGATTCTGAATGTAGTTCCAATCGCGGATTTATAGGACTTGGTAATTTGGTCTACCAAATCCCATTGCAGGAAACTTTAGAAAATGCAGAAGCAAAAACTTGGGAATACAAAATCCGTTTTTTTTAG
- the typA gene encoding translational GTPase TypA, giving the protein MEIRNIAIIAHVDHGKTTLTDCILRHTGAVTAKEDRERIMDSNTLEQEKGITILAKNTSVKYKGTRINIVDTPGHADFGGEVERVLSMTDCTLLLVDAFDGPMPQTRFVLGKSLQLGHKPIVVVNKVDREGARPGFSVDKVFDLFSDLGATEEQLDFPIIYASAKQGWAVNHLSEVPGSNIEPLLDKVLAHVPAVKNESDKPLQFQVTALDYNEYVGRIAIGKIYQGTMKKGADVTLAKTNGTTANYKITKLYGYEGLTRYEIDEAGSGDIVAMAGIPDVFIGDTVCDMGNPLPLPAIQVEEPTVSMFFMVNNSPFAGKEGKFVTTRNLRERLDRELETNVALRLEETEDKDRFKILGRGELHLSILIENMRREGYELQVSRPEVIIKHNEAGEKIEPYETLVMDLPDQYTGAVIQELNRRKGELTGMDAHTSGITRVEYTIPTRGLIGFRGHFISETRGEGVMSSRFLRFDKYKGEIPGRKNGALISMDSGESTAYALWKVQERGDLFIEPQVAVYPGMILGMNSRDTDLEVNPVREKKLTNVRASGSDEAIRLVPPKKLTLEQSIEFLDDDELLEVTPASLRLRKKVLDASMRKRSSGGR; this is encoded by the coding sequence ATGGAAATTCGCAACATAGCCATCATCGCACACGTCGACCACGGTAAGACGACACTAACAGATTGTATCCTTCGCCATACGGGCGCCGTAACCGCAAAAGAAGACCGAGAAAGAATCATGGATTCCAACACTTTGGAACAGGAAAAAGGGATTACGATCCTTGCCAAGAACACTTCGGTAAAGTACAAAGGAACTCGCATTAATATCGTAGATACTCCAGGTCACGCTGACTTTGGTGGAGAAGTGGAACGAGTTCTGTCCATGACAGACTGTACACTTTTACTAGTGGATGCATTCGACGGACCAATGCCACAAACTCGGTTTGTGCTTGGGAAATCACTCCAACTCGGACACAAACCAATTGTGGTTGTGAACAAAGTGGACCGTGAAGGGGCAAGACCAGGATTTTCTGTAGACAAAGTATTTGATTTGTTTAGTGACCTAGGTGCCACCGAAGAACAGTTAGACTTTCCTATCATTTATGCTTCTGCCAAACAAGGATGGGCAGTAAATCATCTTTCGGAAGTTCCAGGATCGAACATTGAACCACTTCTTGATAAGGTTTTGGCACATGTACCTGCAGTGAAAAACGAAAGTGACAAACCACTCCAATTCCAAGTCACAGCACTGGATTATAATGAATATGTTGGTCGCATTGCCATTGGTAAAATTTACCAAGGTACCATGAAAAAAGGCGCTGATGTGACTCTTGCCAAAACAAACGGAACCACAGCCAATTATAAAATCACAAAACTTTATGGTTACGAAGGACTCACTCGTTACGAAATTGACGAAGCAGGATCTGGAGACATCGTTGCCATGGCAGGAATTCCAGATGTGTTCATCGGGGATACTGTATGTGATATGGGAAATCCACTCCCACTACCTGCGATCCAAGTAGAGGAACCAACAGTATCGATGTTCTTTATGGTGAACAATTCACCGTTTGCTGGGAAAGAAGGAAAGTTTGTTACAACACGTAATTTACGCGAACGCCTTGACCGCGAATTAGAAACCAACGTAGCACTTCGTTTGGAAGAAACTGAAGACAAAGATCGTTTCAAAATTTTAGGACGTGGAGAACTCCACTTATCCATCCTCATTGAAAACATGAGAAGAGAAGGATACGAACTCCAAGTTTCTCGTCCCGAAGTAATCATCAAACACAACGAAGCTGGTGAAAAGATTGAGCCTTACGAAACCCTCGTAATGGACCTTCCAGACCAATACACAGGGGCTGTGATCCAAGAACTAAACCGCCGTAAGGGTGAGTTAACAGGAATGGATGCGCATACTTCTGGTATCACTCGTGTGGAATACACAATTCCAACTCGGGGACTCATTGGTTTCAGAGGTCATTTTATTTCGGAAACTCGTGGAGAAGGGGTAATGTCTAGCCGCTTCTTACGTTTTGATAAATACAAAGGGGAAATCCCTGGCCGTAAAAACGGAGCACTTATCTCTATGGACTCAGGGGAATCCACTGCGTATGCACTCTGGAAAGTGCAAGAACGTGGGGACCTTTTCATTGAACCACAAGTAGCGGTGTATCCTGGTATGATCCTTGGAATGAATAGTCGGGATACAGATTTAGAAGTGAACCCAGTGCGTGAGAAAAAACTCACAAACGTTCGTGCTTCTGGATCGGATGAAGCCATCCGCCTTGTTCCACCGAAAAAGCTCACTTTGGAACAATCCATTGAATTTTTAGATGATGATGAACTTCTGGAAGTAACGCCTGCAAGTTTGCGTCTTCGTAAAAAGGTTTTGGATGCAAGTATGAGAAAAAGATCCAGTGGTGGCAGATAA
- a CDS encoding GAF domain-containing SpoIIE family protein phosphatase has product MVDFKVSKRMLVNFRGQNKVVGGLTDKDKIAILLYISKEFANLDREDQLFSKVILICQEIFESDNTTLRLWDGEFLVPVKFVKETEPPRRNLKIGEGYSGTVFETKEPILVNDLSRSAHYFDEGEKTKSVMCVPIMQKEEILGTLAVESERENFYIIDDLEILEALTSQLALALYGVRLIEGLVTARAREAAILNQLEWDLKMGRNVQSQILPQDLSAWNGIYFASHYEPMAEVSGDLVDIVRQGHSLTAINIDVSGHGIPAALVTMAIHHQFRRSVMAGLGLTEIMEELGEKLREQLPESTYFTAFMVRIFSDYTFGYVNAGHQRMLHYKASDDTFIQYDTKGVPLGILPVRKIDYEEKQGKLEPGDFLLLISDGFSEQRNHLKDEVGVERIQTWLHDEREKLVIEGRGKVDLKKLASSFIKRFRTYQGEVPNGDDLSFLFLYCGDSIPEASHYIQLAKQSNSKMKMEEAYAQALKAFSIDSSLKEILVFLGKMYYRDGKYTEAIRYLEEYLRTSGDNTAASHFMMGRAYYKAGMISEAKRALKMALSSDHSFAKASILLAQCYLKENAKPKAIKVLQQGVKNTPQNLELKTSLLRLESHTQKVS; this is encoded by the coding sequence ATGGTTGATTTCAAAGTTTCCAAACGAATGCTCGTCAACTTCCGCGGACAGAACAAAGTTGTGGGAGGATTAACAGATAAAGATAAAATTGCAATCCTCCTTTATATCTCCAAAGAATTTGCCAATTTAGATAGAGAAGACCAACTCTTTTCCAAGGTCATCCTGATATGCCAGGAAATATTTGAGTCGGACAACACCACACTCAGGTTATGGGATGGTGAGTTCTTAGTCCCAGTTAAATTTGTCAAAGAAACAGAACCACCTCGCAGAAATTTAAAAATAGGTGAGGGGTATTCTGGGACTGTATTTGAAACCAAAGAACCAATTCTTGTGAACGATTTGTCCCGTTCTGCTCATTACTTTGATGAAGGGGAAAAAACCAAATCGGTGATGTGTGTTCCTATCATGCAAAAGGAAGAAATCCTTGGAACTCTTGCAGTAGAAAGTGAAAGGGAAAATTTTTATATCATTGATGATTTGGAAATCCTTGAAGCCTTAACTTCCCAACTGGCACTTGCTTTATATGGAGTGCGCCTGATTGAAGGACTTGTCACGGCAAGGGCAAGGGAAGCCGCCATCTTAAACCAATTAGAATGGGATTTGAAAATGGGACGAAATGTCCAAAGCCAAATCCTACCCCAGGACTTAAGTGCATGGAATGGAATTTATTTTGCAAGCCATTACGAACCAATGGCAGAAGTCAGTGGAGATTTAGTCGACATTGTAAGACAAGGTCATTCGTTAACTGCCATTAACATTGATGTATCGGGACATGGAATTCCAGCAGCTCTTGTCACAATGGCGATCCACCATCAGTTCCGACGTTCCGTCATGGCAGGACTTGGTCTTACTGAAATCATGGAGGAGTTAGGTGAAAAATTACGGGAACAACTCCCTGAATCTACCTACTTCACTGCCTTTATGGTTCGTATTTTTAGTGATTATACCTTTGGATATGTGAATGCAGGCCACCAACGGATGTTACATTACAAAGCTTCCGATGATACCTTCATTCAATATGATACCAAAGGAGTTCCTTTAGGAATTTTGCCAGTCCGCAAAATCGATTATGAGGAAAAACAAGGCAAACTCGAACCTGGTGACTTTTTACTTTTGATCTCAGATGGATTCAGTGAACAACGAAACCATTTAAAAGATGAAGTAGGTGTGGAGAGAATCCAAACCTGGTTACATGATGAGAGAGAAAAACTTGTCATTGAAGGAAGAGGAAAAGTGGATCTAAAAAAATTAGCATCCTCTTTTATCAAACGTTTCCGAACTTACCAAGGAGAAGTCCCGAATGGAGACGACTTAAGTTTTCTCTTTCTATATTGTGGTGATTCAATTCCTGAAGCATCTCATTATATCCAACTAGCAAAACAATCCAATTCCAAAATGAAAATGGAAGAAGCCTATGCTCAAGCTCTTAAAGCATTTAGTATCGATTCTTCCTTAAAAGAGATCTTGGTATTTCTTGGGAAAATGTATTACAGAGATGGAAAGTATACAGAAGCCATTCGTTACTTAGAAGAGTATTTAAGAACTTCCGGTGATAACACAGCTGCTTCTCATTTTATGATGGGCAGAGCATATTACAAAGCTGGTATGATTTCGGAAGCAAAACGAGCTTTAAAGATGGCACTTTCCAGTGACCATAGTTTTGCGAAAGCGAGTATATTACTTGCACAGTGTTATTTAAAAGAAAATGCGAAACCAAAAGCGATTAAGGTATTACAACAAGGCGTAAAAAACACACCTCAAAATCTGGAATTAAAAACTTCACTTTTGAGATTAGAATCACATACCCAAAAGGTCAGTTAA
- the rpmA gene encoding 50S ribosomal protein L27, whose translation MATKKGGGSTKNGRDSVSKRLGVKVYGGQQAIAGNIIVRQRGTEYKPGKNVGIGRDHTLYALVDGIVTFEHVTKERQQISVYPKA comes from the coding sequence ATGGCTACAAAAAAAGGTGGTGGTTCCACAAAGAACGGTCGTGATTCGGTATCGAAAAGACTTGGTGTAAAAGTATATGGTGGCCAACAAGCAATTGCTGGAAACATTATCGTACGCCAAAGAGGAACTGAATACAAACCTGGTAAAAACGTAGGGATTGGTCGTGATCATACTCTATATGCACTCGTTGACGGGATTGTGACTTTCGAACACGTAACAAAAGAAAGACAACAAATCTCCGTTTACCCGAAAGCTTAA
- a CDS encoding ribosomal-processing cysteine protease Prp, whose translation MIYSTIFKDLGGKIAGIQLEGHSPTNLGSKGENLLCAGVSTLVQSAHSYLASQGSLEKEEKRDGFLRFLVKQNQIDGYQSLLAMVEFGLRSLEHSHSNAISIHNELIKR comes from the coding sequence TTGATTTATAGTACAATTTTTAAAGATTTAGGAGGGAAAATCGCAGGAATCCAACTGGAAGGACATTCTCCAACGAACCTAGGTTCGAAAGGCGAAAATCTTTTGTGTGCCGGAGTTTCCACTCTCGTGCAGAGTGCTCACTCGTATTTGGCATCACAAGGCAGTTTGGAAAAAGAAGAGAAACGAGACGGGTTTCTTCGGTTTCTTGTCAAACAAAACCAAATAGATGGCTACCAAAGCCTTCTTGCCATGGTTGAGTTTGGTTTGAGAAGTTTAGAACATTCCCACTCAAATGCGATTTCCATCCACAACGAACTAATTAAGAGGTAA
- the obgE gene encoding GTPase ObgE has protein sequence MSGFIDEVPIQIRAGHGGAGSVHFHKEKFVEFGGPDGGDGGKGGDVIFVAEGRMMTLENFLPDRLYAAEDGGPGLGQNRNGKNGEDLLLKVPIGTQIIDAVTMELIYDFSHDGETFTIAKGGRGGKGNTFFKTSVQQAPRYSQPGEDGDSFSLRLELKLLADIGIVGLPNAGKSTLLAKITHAHPKIAGYAFTTLSPNLGVVHRHEDLFRYTVADIPGIIEGASKGVGLGISFLKHIERVQGILFLFDGGNLQLEEELEMLRSELGNYNESLLHKKYLIVINKMDIWDNDPSFTEEIQKNYSSLGEIVCISADKENNLEYLLERIDKVFFPEKAKLVYENT, from the coding sequence ATGAGCGGATTTATCGACGAAGTACCCATTCAAATTCGAGCCGGACACGGAGGGGCAGGTTCTGTCCACTTCCACAAAGAGAAGTTTGTCGAATTTGGTGGTCCTGATGGGGGTGACGGAGGCAAAGGTGGCGATGTGATCTTTGTTGCCGAAGGTCGTATGATGACCTTGGAAAATTTCCTACCCGACCGCCTGTATGCCGCAGAAGACGGAGGTCCTGGACTTGGCCAAAACCGAAATGGGAAAAATGGAGAAGATTTACTCCTAAAAGTTCCCATTGGAACCCAAATCATTGATGCGGTCACAATGGAACTTATTTACGACTTTAGTCATGATGGGGAAACGTTTACCATTGCGAAAGGTGGACGTGGTGGCAAAGGCAATACTTTTTTTAAAACTTCCGTACAACAAGCACCACGTTATAGCCAACCGGGGGAAGATGGTGATTCCTTTTCCTTACGATTAGAATTAAAACTCCTCGCCGACATTGGCATAGTTGGTTTACCAAACGCTGGTAAGTCGACTCTTCTTGCGAAAATCACACATGCACATCCCAAAATTGCAGGGTATGCGTTTACCACCCTATCACCTAATCTCGGTGTGGTGCATAGACATGAAGATTTATTTCGATACACAGTGGCTGACATTCCAGGAATCATAGAAGGTGCATCCAAAGGAGTGGGCCTTGGGATTAGTTTTCTCAAACACATTGAACGTGTACAAGGGATCTTGTTTTTATTTGATGGTGGGAATTTACAATTAGAAGAAGAGTTAGAAATGTTACGAAGTGAACTCGGCAATTATAACGAGTCTCTTCTTCATAAAAAGTACCTGATTGTCATCAATAAAATGGATATTTGGGATAACGACCCTAGTTTTACCGAAGAAATCCAAAAAAACTATTCTTCTCTTGGTGAGATTGTTTGTATCTCTGCTGACAAAGAAAACAATTTAGAATACCTACTGGAACGAATTGATAAAGTATTTTTTCCCGAAAAAGCAAAGTTAGTTTATGAAAACACGTAA
- the rplU gene encoding 50S ribosomal protein L21: MFAIIELGAKQFKVSPDQVFVAEKTGNTVGSTVETKVLLLSDNNKVNIGSPALSGAKVTLKVLEDCKGEKIHGFKYKKRKNYKKSWGHRQQLQKLQVVSISG, translated from the coding sequence ATGTTCGCCATCATTGAACTTGGAGCCAAACAATTTAAAGTGTCTCCTGACCAGGTATTCGTCGCAGAAAAAACAGGAAACACGGTTGGAAGCACAGTAGAAACGAAAGTCCTACTCCTTTCCGATAATAACAAAGTGAACATTGGGTCACCAGCATTGTCTGGGGCAAAAGTCACTTTAAAGGTATTAGAAGACTGCAAGGGTGAAAAAATCCACGGTTTTAAATACAAAAAAAGAAAGAACTATAAGAAGTCTTGGGGTCACAGACAACAACTCCAAAAACTGCAAGTAGTTTCGATCAGCGGTTAA